The Brassica oleracea var. oleracea cultivar TO1000 chromosome C6, BOL, whole genome shotgun sequence genome includes a region encoding these proteins:
- the LOC106298985 gene encoding uncharacterized protein LOC106298985 translates to MKRQREEMKEEGTDSSLATAAMAVAVAAAVAEEDKLWCGGVVEEMTWSTVWLPFWDVEFVGRNYNLLFSDVAWDDDIWNLKNLTHSS, encoded by the coding sequence ATGAAGAGACAGAGAGAGGAGATGAAGGAAGAGGGGACTGACTCATCATTGGCTACTGCAGCCATGGCAGTTGCGGTTGCTGCAGCGGTAGCGGAGGAGGATAAATTGTGGTGCGGCGGAGTGGTGGAGGAGATGACGTGGAGCACCGTGTGGCTGCCTTTTTGGGACGTTGAGTTTGTTGGAAGAAACTATAACTTGTTGTTCAGTGATGTTGCTTGGGACGATGATATTTGGAACCTCAAGAACCTAACTCATTCCTCATAG